A window of Sagittula sp. P11 genomic DNA:
CCATACCTCGAACGCGTCGAACGCTGGCATGACGAAATCGCAACCCGCTGGTCCGCCGCCGCCGGAGAGGCCGCCGAAGTAGCCCTCCTGGTCTGGGGCGACCCCTCCTTCTACGACAGCACGATGCGCATCGCGTCCCGGCTGGTGTCCGCGGGTGCGGTGCGGGTGGTGCCCGGGATCACGGCGGTGCAGGCCCTTACGGCGGCGCATGGGGTGCCTTTGAACACGGTGAACGGGCGGATCCTGGTCACCACGGGCCGGCGGCTGAGGGACGGGGGATGGCCCGAGGGGGCGGAGAGCGTGGTGGTGGTGCTGGACGGGGAGTGCTCGTTCAGGGGGCTGACTGGACTGGGGCTGGAGATCTGGTGGGGGGCGTTCCTGGGGATGCCCGAGGAGATCCTGCTGAGCGGGCCGCTGGACGAGGTTTCGCCGCGGATCGTGGAGGTCCGGGAGGCGGCGCGGGGGCGGCACGGGTGGGTGATGGACACCTACCTGATGCGGAAATCCTGAGGGGTGGGGCCCCGTCCGGAGGCTCCGCAGGTTTCGCGGCGAAACCTTCTTTTGTTAACAATGGGTTAATGTGTTGGGTTTGGGGTGTTGGTCATGATTGTCGCTTTGGTATTTGAAAGTAAGATCAATGCCGGTCGAAAGTCGGAAACGGCCCTCTGCGGACATTGACTGTTCTCCGGCCACGCCGCAGTGCGGCCCGTTAGACCGGACATTCGCTGCCGGCGCACACTAGCCGGTGAGTATGTGCCGTAGGACAGCCTGAGCGATGTCCAAGCTTGGAACTGCCAGCATGGCATATCCCAGAACTCCAAGCGTCAAGGAACATATTCGTGCGGGCTTATAGGTGTGCATCATACCAACCCACCATTCTCTGGCGAGAAAACCAATGTAGTCGCCATGCTTCGAGAACATCTGGGTTCTGCTATCTGGCCTAAAACCTGCAACCACGGGCTTCTTGGTACGTTTTTTACCCAACACCATCCAAAATGCTTCTGTACGTTCGACCCACGATTCAGAATGAACCCGCTCTTCAATTTGGGCGAGCTCGTAGACACTGTATCTCTGCCTTACTAATTCAGAATACTCGAGGTCGTTCTTGGCGGCTTCCAATATTTCCGGGCGGAACAATCTGTAGATCAAGAATGAGCATAGCACTAATAGGCTGCCGAAAAATACAAATCGAAGCTTGGACAGGCCGTCCAATAGAAAGGAAGATCTCTCAGCTCCACCAACACCTGCTAGTGCATTGAAAGAAAGCATCCCAGCGATTTCATCGTTAAACAGGATCAGGTAACCGGCTATTGGTATCAGCCCCACGACCCGCGTGAAGTCATTATTTGCCACACTCTTCACGGTCTCCCAACGCACAACCTTCCAATCTGTAGGCGATTTCAACAATAAAGCACCTCCGAAAATTCGGTCCACGTTACAATCTCTTGCGCAAAGCGCCACCCCAAACGGGCCCCACCCTCCGTGGGGATTCGAGCTAGGCGCCAGACTTGACCGCTCCCGGCCCAGAGGCGACCTTCACCCTGCAGAGCGTCACTGCAGTGCAGCTTACCCAAAGCCGCCATTCATCAAATTGAACTCAGCCATCGCCGCGAAACGGTTTTGGCGGTGCAACTGTATTTAGCATGCACCCTGCGACATATCTGTAAATCTTTTGAAAGGTGCTCTGCCCCAAGATATGTTCGGAGCACTTCGCGCGCTCCAGAACACTGTCCGTGAAGGGTGGCGCGACGAGCTCAACATAAGGCACGCCTTCAGCTTCAAACAATCGAGCATAAGCAGGACCACTAAAAGCAAGACTTAAATCTTCAGCTCGCTGATCGGAAGCATCTGCAAGATAACTATTGGAAAGAGACTCCCAATTCACCAAGAATACAGGTGCGCCCAAACTTTCAACCAAATCAACT
This region includes:
- the cobF gene encoding precorrin-6A synthase (deacetylating); this encodes MIERVVLVGIGTGSLGHLTLDGQAALRAADVILVPRKAEKDDLAEIRLRLLEQAGVAARVAFFDYPVRDETLPYLERVERWHDEIATRWSAAAGEAAEVALLVWGDPSFYDSTMRIASRLVSAGAVRVVPGITAVQALTAAHGVPLNTVNGRILVTTGRRLRDGGWPEGAESVVVVLDGECSFRGLTGLGLEIWWGAFLGMPEEILLSGPLDEVSPRIVEVREAARGRHGWVMDTYLMRKS